From Triticum aestivum cultivar Chinese Spring chromosome 4A, IWGSC CS RefSeq v2.1, whole genome shotgun sequence, a single genomic window includes:
- the LOC123086608 gene encoding uncharacterized protein isoform X1: protein MVEHQESTPALHFLLHYKQKHIISSSIRNMACHQRSASLPSIAHSSESKVEVELQGLESCISSPSATIDTMCGGYARLGDIYNCIEEIMGLPSNQVGLSFPQNKKMVEEELERSLVLIDLCNSMQENLAELKMSTQELQLVLKRGDDAAVQLKVESFIRLAKQAQKPFKKITSSKASGEDCRLIRLLAEAREMSVSLLESTSQLLPKQFATTKGSKWSLIQKRKVVCEEEQLQVLERSMGDLENGAELLFRRLIQSRVLLLNILSS from the coding sequence ATGGTCGAGCACCAAGAAAGCACACCTGCCCTTCACTTTCTCTTGCACTACAAACAGAAACACATCATCAGCTCATCCATTAGAAACATGGCTTGCCATCAAAGATCTGCAAGTTTGCCTTCTATCGCCCACTCCAGTGAATCCAAAGTGGAGGTGGAGCTGCAGGGCCTGGAGTCATGCATCTCTTCACCCTCCGCAACCATCGACACAATGTGTGGTGGTTATGCAAGGCTTGGAGACATCTACAACTGCATAGAGGAGATCATGGGCTTGCCCAGCAACCAAGTTGGCCTCTCCTTCCCCCAAAACAAGAAAATGGTGGAAGAGGAACTGGAGCGATCCCTCGTGCTGATTGATCTTTGCAATTCCATGCAAGAGAATTTAGCAGAGCTGAAGATGAGTACCCAGGAGCTGCAACTGGTTCTCAAAAGAGGAGATGATGCGGCTGTTCAACTCAAGGTTGAGTCCTTCATTCGCCTGGCGAAGCAGGCTCAGAAGCCTTTCAAGAAGATCACAAGCAGCAAAGCTAGTGGTGAGGATTGCAGGCTGATCAGGCTACTGGCGGAAGCCAGAGAGATGTCTGTCTCTCTACTCGAGTCCACATCGCAGCTGTTGCCGAAGCAGTTCGCCACTACCAAAGGAAGCAAATGGTCTCTTATCCAGAAAAGAAAGGTCGTTTGCGAGGAGGAACAGTTGCAGGTGCTAGAGCGAAGCATGGGAGATCTTGAGAACGGTGCGGAGCTTCTGTTCAGGAGACTGATCCAAAGCAGGGTTTTACTCCTGAACATTCTCAGCTCGTAG